The following proteins are encoded in a genomic region of Bacillus sp. FJAT-22090:
- a CDS encoding YpoC family protein: protein MSKDNSFDFRSKFEEWDLLKDSLVPLFKENDDSRKIIMEHGIQLLKDIIKVADGVNLINFTERFDFIQKNSSNYTAYRQLEELFKEAKKKIAVKRIMNDK, encoded by the coding sequence TTGTCTAAAGATAATTCTTTCGATTTTCGGAGTAAATTTGAAGAATGGGACCTGTTAAAAGATAGTTTGGTCCCGCTTTTTAAAGAAAATGATGATTCAAGAAAAATCATCATGGAGCATGGGATACAGCTATTGAAAGATATTATTAAGGTTGCTGATGGAGTAAATTTAATCAATTTTACCGAACGCTTTGATTTTATTCAAAAGAATAGTTCAAATTATACTGCTTATCGTCAACTTGAAGAGTTGTTTAAAGAAGCGAAAAAGAAAATTGCAGTGAAAAGAATCATGAATGATAAATAG
- the nth gene encoding endonuclease III → MLTKAQWHYCLDEMERMFPDAHCELVHENPFELLVATLLSAQCTDVLVNKVTKTLFQKYKKPEDYLMVSIEELQSDIRSIGLYRNKAKNIQALSKQLIELYGGEVPANRDLLTTFPGVGRKTANVVVSVAFDIPAIAVDTHVERVTKRLGLCRWKDTVLQVEETLMKKTPMELWSKAHHQLIFFGRYHCKAQNPNCPECPLLAVCREGKKRMSKIV, encoded by the coding sequence TTGCTTACGAAAGCACAATGGCATTATTGCCTAGACGAGATGGAGCGAATGTTCCCTGATGCTCATTGTGAGCTCGTTCATGAAAATCCATTTGAACTCCTTGTTGCTACATTATTGTCCGCACAATGTACAGATGTTTTAGTAAATAAAGTGACAAAAACTTTATTTCAAAAATATAAAAAGCCGGAAGATTATTTAATGGTTTCTATTGAAGAGCTTCAATCAGATATTCGATCAATTGGTCTATATCGTAATAAGGCGAAAAATATACAAGCATTAAGTAAACAATTGATAGAATTATACGGTGGCGAAGTCCCTGCTAATAGAGACCTATTGACTACTTTTCCGGGTGTAGGCCGCAAAACCGCAAATGTTGTTGTTTCAGTAGCCTTTGACATTCCAGCAATTGCGGTGGATACACATGTAGAACGTGTAACAAAACGCTTAGGTTTATGTAGATGGAAAGATACTGTCTTGCAAGTAGAAGAGACATTGATGAAGAAAACTCCGATGGAGCTATGGTCAAAAGCACATCATCAACTAATATTCTTTGGGCGCTATCATTGTAAAGCACAAAATCCAAATTGCCCAGAATGCCCTTTATTGGCAGTTTGTCGAGAAGGGAAAAAGAGGATGAGTAAAATTGTCTAA
- a CDS encoding DnaD domain-containing protein, with translation MQKRDRLRIWTEQGNVTISQLFFSYYKMIDVKDEEAIILLHLIAYGEAGNHFPTPQNLVDKTYFDENKVVSILQRLLQKGFVQIEQQIDEQGVRNEYYDFQCLWNLLLDYAEHEQNKEEDQQVKVEEGNIYKLFEQEFGRLLSPMEYETIGMWFDQDQHSPSLIRLALKEAVLAQKLSLRYIDRILFEWKKKNIKTVEAAEKESSNFRQQISVPKQVEQISNSTKVSFYNWLEERE, from the coding sequence ATGCAAAAGCGAGATCGACTCCGTATTTGGACAGAGCAGGGAAATGTAACCATTTCCCAGCTTTTTTTTAGCTACTACAAGATGATTGATGTGAAAGATGAAGAAGCTATCATTCTTCTTCATTTAATTGCTTATGGTGAGGCTGGAAACCACTTTCCAACTCCCCAAAATCTAGTGGACAAGACGTATTTTGATGAAAATAAAGTAGTAAGTATTTTACAACGACTTTTGCAAAAAGGTTTTGTTCAAATTGAACAGCAAATTGATGAACAAGGTGTTCGTAATGAATATTATGATTTTCAGTGTCTCTGGAACTTACTTTTGGATTATGCAGAGCACGAACAGAACAAGGAAGAAGATCAACAAGTGAAAGTGGAGGAAGGCAATATTTATAAGTTATTCGAGCAAGAATTTGGTAGACTGTTATCACCCATGGAATACGAAACAATAGGCATGTGGTTTGACCAGGATCAACATTCTCCTTCACTTATTCGGTTAGCACTTAAAGAGGCAGTACTTGCCCAAAAGCTTAGCTTACGATATATAGATCGTATTTTATTTGAATGGAAAAAGAAAAATATTAAGACAGTAGAAGCTGCAGAAAAAGAGTCGTCTAATTTCAGACAACAAATATCTGTTCCAAAACAAGTTGAACAAATTTCTAATTCTACAAAAGTATCTTTTTATAATTGGTTAGAAGAAAGAGAGTAG
- the asnS gene encoding asparagine--tRNA ligase gives MKKIMIKDMENHVGETIKLGAWLSNKRSSGKIAFLQLRDGSGFVQGVVVKEEVGEEIFQVAKGLTQETSMYVIGEVTKDDRSSFGYELQVKQIDVIHAAVDFPITPKEHGTEFLMDNRHLWLRSRKQHAIMKIRNEIIRATYEFFNNNGFVKMDPPILTGSAPEGTSELFHTKYFDEDAYLSQSGQLYMEAAAMALGKVFSFGPTFRAEKSKTRRHLIEFWMIEPEMAFVEFDENLEVQEQYVEYIAQAVLKNCTLELERLGRDISKLENIKAPFPRISYDDAIKFLHEKGFDDIQWGDDFGSPHETAIAESYDKPVFITHYPVGIKPFYMQPHPDRDDVVLCADLIAPEGYGEIIGGSERIHDYDLLKQRIEEHDLDEAAYAWYLELRKQGSVPHSGFGLGLERTVAWLSGAEHVRESIPFPRLLNRLYP, from the coding sequence ATGAAAAAAATTATGATTAAAGATATGGAGAACCATGTCGGCGAAACAATAAAATTAGGTGCATGGCTTTCAAATAAACGGTCAAGTGGTAAAATTGCTTTTTTACAACTACGTGATGGTTCTGGTTTTGTTCAAGGAGTTGTAGTGAAAGAGGAAGTTGGAGAAGAAATTTTTCAAGTTGCTAAAGGATTAACACAAGAAACTTCTATGTATGTAATAGGTGAAGTGACTAAAGACGATCGTTCTTCTTTTGGTTATGAATTACAGGTAAAACAAATTGATGTGATTCATGCTGCTGTGGATTTCCCAATTACACCTAAAGAACATGGTACGGAATTTTTAATGGACAATCGTCATTTATGGTTACGTTCTAGAAAACAACATGCTATTATGAAAATTCGTAATGAAATTATTCGTGCTACATATGAGTTTTTTAATAATAATGGATTTGTAAAAATGGACCCACCTATTTTAACTGGATCAGCTCCAGAAGGGACGTCCGAATTATTCCATACAAAATATTTTGATGAGGATGCTTATTTATCTCAATCTGGTCAATTGTATATGGAAGCTGCTGCAATGGCCCTTGGTAAAGTATTTTCTTTTGGACCTACATTTCGTGCAGAAAAATCTAAAACACGACGTCATTTAATTGAATTTTGGATGATTGAGCCTGAGATGGCTTTTGTAGAATTCGACGAAAACTTAGAAGTGCAAGAACAATATGTTGAATATATAGCACAAGCAGTATTAAAAAATTGTACATTAGAATTAGAGCGTTTAGGTCGTGATATATCTAAACTTGAAAATATTAAAGCACCGTTTCCACGTATTTCTTATGATGATGCTATTAAATTTTTACATGAAAAAGGATTTGATGATATCCAATGGGGTGATGATTTTGGTTCTCCTCATGAAACTGCCATTGCAGAAAGCTACGATAAACCAGTTTTCATCACACATTATCCGGTAGGGATCAAACCTTTCTATATGCAACCGCATCCAGACAGAGATGATGTTGTATTGTGTGCAGACTTAATTGCTCCTGAAGGTTATGGAGAAATTATTGGTGGTTCTGAGCGTATTCACGACTATGATCTTTTAAAACAACGAATAGAAGAGCATGATTTAGATGAAGCAGCATATGCATGGTATTTAGAACTTCGTAAACAAGGTTCCGTGCCACATTCTGGTTTTGGACTTGGATTAGAAAGAACAGTAGCATGGTTAAGTGGAGCAGAACATGTACGTGAGTCTATTCCATTCCCACGTTTATTAAACAGATTATATCCATAA
- a CDS encoding cell wall elongation regulator TseB-like domain-containing protein has product MALKRWILFIVIFLISLTVVLSLLIYFQAKNPFKAASEDAESYVMKHELLSDINDSYVYNSSDSFHTVIGTTDNGEEKAFFIPEKKTDEAIMEVNLKDGITKEQAIELAMKEEKDSKILHAKLGVEEVGPVWEITFVDNDNNLGYVYLLFNDGDWWKRISNL; this is encoded by the coding sequence ATGGCATTAAAAAGATGGATCCTGTTTATTGTTATTTTTTTAATCAGTCTAACGGTTGTTCTAAGCTTACTAATTTACTTTCAAGCAAAAAATCCTTTCAAAGCTGCTAGCGAAGATGCTGAATCCTATGTAATGAAACATGAGTTGTTATCAGATATTAATGATTCTTATGTATATAATAGTTCTGATTCATTCCATACAGTTATAGGTACAACTGATAACGGGGAAGAAAAAGCGTTTTTCATTCCTGAAAAAAAGACAGATGAAGCTATAATGGAAGTTAATTTAAAGGATGGAATAACGAAAGAACAAGCGATTGAACTAGCAATGAAAGAGGAAAAAGACAGTAAAATATTACATGCTAAACTTGGAGTAGAAGAAGTAGGTCCAGTTTGGGAAATCACGTTTGTAGATAACGACAATAACCTTGGTTATGTGTATTTGTTATTTAATGACGGAGATTGGTGGAAACGTATTTCAAACTTATAA
- a CDS encoding YpmA family protein — MEKKIEVLSTVTVNYQGDLYKVVDALNRTLKEQDLMFGLALDKQDQEKAVFTIYRT, encoded by the coding sequence ATGGAAAAAAAAATTGAAGTGCTATCAACCGTTACGGTAAATTATCAGGGTGACTTATATAAAGTGGTTGATGCTTTAAATCGTACATTAAAAGAACAGGATTTAATGTTTGGATTGGCACTTGATAAGCAAGATCAAGAAAAAGCAGTATTTACAATTTACAGGACTTAA
- the dinG gene encoding ATP-dependent DNA helicase DinG, translating to MVENHKYAVVDIETTGHSSSNGDRIIQIAIVFINDYKITNTYTTFINPEKQIPFFIQDLTKIKDEDVVNAPLFEEVGSQILDMLQDHIFVAHNVHFDLPFLQSELKRVGLPKLICKNMDTVEFTKLMFPNLYSYKLQDISSELHIELHSAHRADDDALATAHLLLKCIEQLSQLPLRTIELLHKRSFHLKSNLSLIFFEVLTSKRKELDSKDYPTYHSIPLKYVEGEIDFQPIQQCYPLERSSKLSLFHESMERFEERPGQFELMDKIHAALKDKKEIVCEAETGIGKTLGYLLPATIYAMEQRKPVIVSTYTTHLIDQLILEEIPKLNELLGVQIQVGKLKGMHHYIDLYRFWQHLQLEDESYDETFTIMQVLVWLTLTEEGDLTELNVSGGGQLFIDKIRRTDRFNTEELKEVDFYQKAIRKSEKCDILVTNHAMILADQERENRLLANGCATIIDEAHQFIHASMSRKERVFSYTNWKYVLGQFGTLDTEHLLYKLSDLHIPLALRVRLEKQFVEVVNTFDDTISAIVHSASQTKTRYKNTKKSILLGEFNIDESSLRRVANSIQTFIFSANSIIHSYSDQLELYSSIILNEWEYWIRELEIKVSEWDEIFLQDATLEAKWLEMDTRSIPGSLTIIKRPLNYQQDIKSALDPLREEGAVVWTSGTLSVPTNRHFITSQLGLDNNISISTFKASADYYKGAELLIVDDMPDIQQVSQSDYIESIAEAIVQTVLVTEGRCFVLFTSQDMLRKTVDLIQDTELLDDYMLFAQGMSSGSRMRLLKSFQRFSKSVLFGTNSFWEGVDVPGDALSVIIMVRLPFSSPEDPLFKKRAELLTINGQNPFTAYSLPEAVLRFRQGFGRLIRSSSDKGVFIVLDRRIETKSYGIDFIQAIPNIPVKKVSLENMVLELENWYTKGV from the coding sequence ATGGTGGAAAATCATAAATATGCAGTTGTAGATATTGAAACAACAGGCCATTCATCTTCTAATGGTGACCGCATAATTCAGATAGCAATTGTCTTTATAAATGACTATAAAATCACAAATACGTATACAACATTTATTAATCCGGAAAAACAAATTCCTTTCTTTATTCAAGATTTAACGAAAATTAAAGATGAAGATGTAGTGAATGCTCCTCTTTTTGAAGAAGTTGGTTCACAAATTTTAGATATGCTTCAAGACCATATATTTGTAGCACATAATGTTCATTTTGATCTTCCATTTTTACAAAGTGAACTTAAAAGAGTTGGGCTTCCGAAGTTAATTTGCAAAAATATGGATACAGTTGAATTTACAAAACTAATGTTTCCTAACTTGTATAGTTATAAGCTACAGGATATTTCCTCTGAGTTACATATTGAGTTGCATTCAGCGCATCGAGCAGACGATGATGCGTTGGCTACTGCACATTTGCTATTAAAGTGCATAGAGCAACTTTCTCAATTACCACTACGAACAATAGAATTATTACATAAAAGATCTTTTCATTTGAAATCTAACTTATCCTTAATTTTTTTTGAGGTGTTAACTTCTAAAAGAAAAGAGTTGGACTCAAAAGATTACCCAACTTATCATTCTATACCTTTAAAATATGTAGAGGGTGAGATTGATTTTCAGCCTATTCAGCAATGTTATCCTTTAGAGAGATCTTCTAAATTGAGCTTGTTCCATGAAAGTATGGAACGATTTGAAGAGCGTCCAGGTCAATTTGAATTAATGGATAAGATTCACGCTGCACTAAAGGATAAAAAAGAAATTGTTTGTGAGGCGGAGACTGGGATTGGTAAAACCTTGGGTTACTTACTTCCTGCTACCATTTATGCAATGGAGCAACGGAAACCAGTAATCGTTAGTACGTATACAACTCATCTAATTGATCAGTTAATTTTAGAAGAAATACCTAAATTAAATGAGCTCTTAGGTGTTCAAATTCAAGTAGGAAAATTGAAAGGGATGCATCATTATATCGATTTATATCGATTTTGGCAGCATCTTCAATTAGAAGACGAATCTTATGATGAAACTTTTACTATTATGCAAGTATTAGTTTGGTTAACACTAACAGAAGAAGGGGATTTGACCGAGTTAAATGTTTCAGGTGGTGGTCAACTTTTTATTGATAAAATAAGAAGAACTGATCGTTTTAATACGGAAGAGTTGAAAGAGGTAGACTTTTATCAGAAAGCTATTCGAAAAAGTGAAAAATGTGATATTTTAGTTACCAATCATGCCATGATATTAGCAGATCAGGAAAGAGAAAATAGGTTATTGGCAAATGGATGTGCAACTATTATTGATGAGGCACATCAATTTATACATGCCAGTATGTCTAGAAAAGAACGTGTTTTTTCTTATACAAATTGGAAGTATGTGCTTGGTCAATTTGGAACATTGGATACGGAACATTTACTTTATAAATTGTCCGATTTGCATATACCATTAGCTTTACGTGTACGTTTGGAAAAGCAATTTGTTGAAGTAGTAAATACTTTTGATGATACTATTTCTGCTATCGTCCATTCTGCAAGCCAAACAAAAACTCGATATAAAAATACAAAAAAATCTATTCTTCTTGGAGAATTCAACATAGATGAATCCAGTTTGAGAAGAGTAGCAAACTCCATTCAAACTTTTATTTTTTCTGCAAACTCGATTATCCATTCATATTCGGACCAATTAGAATTATATTCATCTATCATATTGAACGAATGGGAATATTGGATTCGAGAGCTTGAAATAAAAGTAAGCGAATGGGATGAAATATTTTTACAGGATGCCACACTTGAAGCAAAGTGGTTGGAAATGGATACAAGAAGCATACCGGGTAGCTTGACTATTATTAAAAGACCATTAAACTATCAGCAAGATATTAAAAGTGCCCTCGATCCGCTAAGAGAGGAAGGGGCGGTTGTATGGACTTCGGGAACACTTTCGGTTCCTACAAATCGCCACTTTATCACTTCTCAGTTAGGATTAGATAATAATATTAGCATTTCTACATTTAAAGCTTCTGCTGACTATTATAAAGGAGCAGAATTATTAATTGTTGACGATATGCCAGATATCCAGCAAGTATCTCAAAGTGACTATATTGAATCTATCGCAGAAGCAATTGTTCAAACAGTGCTGGTTACTGAAGGAAGATGCTTTGTCTTGTTCACTTCTCAAGATATGCTTCGAAAAACTGTTGACTTAATACAAGACACAGAATTGTTAGATGATTATATGTTGTTTGCACAAGGTATGTCATCTGGAAGTAGAATGCGCTTATTAAAATCATTTCAGCGTTTTTCTAAATCAGTATTATTTGGCACAAATAGTTTTTGGGAAGGTGTAGACGTTCCGGGAGACGCATTATCTGTAATTATTATGGTGAGACTTCCTTTTTCCTCTCCAGAGGACCCTTTATTTAAAAAGAGAGCAGAATTATTAACAATTAACGGTCAGAACCCATTTACTGCTTATTCTTTACCAGAAGCAGTTCTTCGCTTTAGACAAGGTTTTGGTCGATTAATCCGTTCATCATCCGATAAGGGTGTTTTTATCGTGTTAGATAGAAGAATTGAAACAAAGTCCTATGGAATCGATTTTATTCAAGCAATCCCTAATATTCCAGTAAAGAAAGTATCGCTAGAAAATATGGTCTTAGAGCTGGAAAATTGGTATACTAAGGGAGTATGA
- the panD gene encoding aspartate 1-decarboxylase, with protein sequence MLRMMLNSKIHRAVVTQADLNYVGSITIDQDILDAVGMLPNEKVHIVNNNNGARFETYIISGERGSGVICVNGAAARLVQRGDIVIILSYAYVMNDEAKTHQPTVAIMNDNNTIKQIIHYEPEATVM encoded by the coding sequence ATGTTACGAATGATGTTAAATAGCAAGATACACCGCGCAGTTGTGACTCAAGCAGATTTAAATTATGTAGGTAGTATCACGATCGATCAAGATATTTTGGATGCAGTAGGGATGCTGCCTAACGAGAAAGTGCATATTGTAAATAATAACAATGGAGCACGTTTTGAAACGTATATTATCTCTGGTGAAAGAGGAAGCGGTGTTATTTGTGTAAATGGAGCAGCTGCTCGCCTCGTGCAACGAGGAGATATTGTTATTATCCTTTCCTATGCCTACGTGATGAATGATGAAGCCAAAACACATCAACCAACAGTAGCCATTATGAATGATAATAATACGATTAAACAGATAATACATTACGAACCTGAAGCTACAGTGATGTAA
- the panC gene encoding pantoate--beta-alanine ligase — MKTVQTINELQEFLNSNKGKTIGLVPTMGYLHEGHLALLNKARQENDIVVSSIFVNPAQFGPNEDLDRYPRDIEHDTELAIGAGVDALFVPSVSEMYPFESGISIHAGELSTKLCGESRPGHFDGVLKVITKLFHLVEPTNAYFGQKDAQQLAIIDTFVQAYNFPVQIVRVPTVREHDGLAKSSRNVFLSEKERVEAIHLYKALTIATDTWMETKNIQDALAEGKAHIEQNTSGRIDYFQALSYPNLRTDLNNVEQVLFATAVFFENARLIDNIIVEVKEV; from the coding sequence ATGAAAACAGTACAAACAATTAATGAATTGCAAGAATTTCTAAATAGTAATAAAGGAAAAACAATTGGATTAGTTCCTACGATGGGATACTTGCATGAAGGACATCTCGCTCTACTAAACAAAGCAAGACAGGAAAATGATATTGTCGTTTCTAGTATTTTTGTCAATCCTGCTCAGTTTGGTCCAAACGAAGATTTAGATCGGTATCCAAGAGATATTGAGCATGATACAGAGCTTGCAATAGGAGCGGGGGTAGATGCTCTTTTTGTTCCGTCTGTTTCAGAAATGTACCCTTTTGAAAGCGGTATTTCTATTCATGCAGGGGAGCTTTCCACTAAACTTTGTGGAGAAAGTAGACCAGGACATTTTGATGGTGTATTAAAGGTTATTACTAAGTTATTTCATTTAGTAGAACCGACAAATGCTTATTTTGGCCAAAAGGATGCGCAACAACTTGCCATTATTGATACATTTGTTCAAGCTTATAATTTTCCTGTTCAAATTGTTCGAGTGCCAACTGTTCGAGAACATGATGGACTTGCAAAAAGTTCACGAAATGTCTTTTTAAGCGAAAAAGAAAGAGTAGAAGCCATTCATTTATATAAAGCATTAACTATTGCGACCGATACATGGATGGAAACAAAGAATATTCAGGATGCGCTTGCAGAAGGTAAGGCTCATATTGAACAAAACACATCAGGTCGAATCGACTATTTTCAAGCATTATCCTATCCAAATTTAAGAACGGATCTGAATAATGTGGAACAAGTATTGTTTGCAACAGCTGTATTTTTTGAAAATGCCCGTTTGATCGATAATATAATAGTTGAAGTAAAGGAAGTGTGA
- the panB gene encoding 3-methyl-2-oxobutanoate hydroxymethyltransferase, producing MKTTSSFVEMKKNNEKIAMITAYDYPTAKFAENAGMDMILVGDSLGMVVLGYDSTVLVTLDDMIHHGKAARRGAPNTFLVVDMPFATYHGSLDQTLSNAVKIMQQTSAQAVKVEGADEVIPVIQRLTFAGIPVVAHLGLLPQSAGVLGGYKVQGKTAAAAEKLIEDAKKCEQAGACAVVLECIPHQLTENISTALTIPTIGIGAGVTADGQVLVFHDMVKYGTHHIPKFVKEFANIGGPIADGITQYVQEVKHKSFPAEQHQFTMKEDQLQQLYGGKHENSTNN from the coding sequence ATGAAAACAACAAGTAGTTTTGTAGAGATGAAAAAAAACAATGAAAAAATTGCAATGATTACTGCATACGATTATCCTACTGCTAAGTTTGCAGAAAATGCAGGAATGGATATGATTCTAGTTGGAGACTCCTTAGGTATGGTAGTGCTTGGCTATGATTCAACTGTTCTTGTGACGCTAGATGACATGATACATCATGGAAAAGCTGCTAGAAGAGGTGCACCTAATACTTTTTTAGTAGTAGATATGCCTTTTGCAACTTATCATGGTTCATTAGACCAAACACTTTCGAATGCAGTAAAAATTATGCAGCAAACGAGTGCACAAGCTGTAAAAGTGGAAGGTGCAGATGAAGTAATTCCTGTCATTCAAAGATTAACTTTCGCAGGTATTCCGGTAGTTGCCCATCTAGGTTTACTTCCACAGTCAGCTGGTGTTCTCGGTGGATATAAAGTGCAAGGTAAAACTGCAGCAGCTGCAGAAAAATTAATAGAGGATGCAAAAAAATGCGAGCAAGCAGGTGCTTGTGCAGTAGTTTTAGAGTGTATCCCTCATCAGCTAACTGAAAACATTTCTACTGCTTTAACAATTCCTACAATAGGAATTGGAGCTGGTGTTACTGCGGATGGTCAAGTGTTGGTTTTCCATGATATGGTTAAATATGGAACACATCATATACCGAAATTTGTAAAGGAATTTGCAAATATTGGTGGACCAATTGCAGATGGTATAACACAGTATGTACAAGAGGTTAAACATAAATCTTTCCCAGCAGAGCAACATCAATTTACTATGAAAGAAGATCAACTTCAACAATTGTATGGAGGAAAACATGAAAACAGTACAAACAATTAA
- a CDS encoding biotin--[acetyl-CoA-carboxylase] ligase, whose translation MTNKEKILAQLIAAKGNPISGQKLADELSISRTMIWKHLKALEEEGYVVEAVKKKGYILQTIPDIVSKERITPLLETKQLGHNILYFPVCDSTQNIAAESARDGVSHGTVVITEEQTSGRGRLERAWDSTANKGIWMSVIIRPEISPHQAPQFTLVSAVAITKAIESLTGYAPEIKWPNDLLLNGKKVTGILTELQADMDRVQSIIIGIGVNVNQDTESFNESIQSIATSLKMETGLEIDRAELVAKILFYLEKYSSIYVENGFEPIKLLWESYSCTIGKRIRASLLRETLEGVAIGITADGVLELRLDSGEIRGIYSADINLIDK comes from the coding sequence ATGACGAATAAAGAAAAAATACTAGCCCAATTGATTGCTGCAAAAGGAAACCCGATATCTGGCCAAAAGCTTGCAGATGAATTATCTATCTCACGAACAATGATTTGGAAGCACTTGAAAGCGCTAGAAGAAGAGGGGTATGTCGTGGAGGCTGTTAAGAAAAAAGGATATATTCTTCAAACAATCCCGGATATTGTATCGAAAGAGAGAATAACTCCACTATTAGAAACAAAGCAATTAGGTCATAATATCCTATATTTCCCTGTTTGCGATTCCACCCAAAACATTGCAGCTGAGTCTGCCAGAGATGGTGTCTCTCATGGAACGGTAGTAATTACGGAAGAGCAAACATCTGGTAGAGGTAGGTTAGAACGAGCTTGGGATTCCACTGCGAATAAAGGAATATGGATGAGTGTCATTATTCGACCAGAAATCAGTCCACATCAAGCACCGCAATTTACACTTGTTTCTGCTGTCGCTATAACAAAGGCAATAGAATCATTAACAGGTTATGCACCTGAGATCAAGTGGCCGAATGATTTATTGTTAAATGGAAAAAAAGTGACTGGAATATTAACGGAGCTACAAGCAGATATGGATCGTGTTCAATCTATCATTATTGGAATTGGGGTAAATGTAAACCAAGATACGGAATCTTTTAACGAGTCCATTCAATCCATTGCTACTTCATTAAAAATGGAAACAGGATTAGAGATTGATCGAGCTGAGTTAGTTGCTAAAATCTTATTTTATTTAGAAAAATACTCGTCCATTTATGTAGAAAATGGATTTGAACCTATAAAACTTTTATGGGAAAGCTATAGCTGTACAATTGGAAAAAGAATTAGAGCCAGCCTCTTAAGAGAAACACTTGAAGGGGTAGCTATTGGAATAACTGCTGATGGTGTACTAGAGCTTCGTTTAGATAGTGGGGAAATTAGAGGAATTTATTCTGCAGATATTAACTTGATTGACAAATAA